One part of the Amphiura filiformis chromosome 5, Afil_fr2py, whole genome shotgun sequence genome encodes these proteins:
- the LOC140152021 gene encoding histamine N-methyltransferase-like encodes MKSTTLQPLYADMELYKERHHYFYTKTNSREAIQVWTEKNVKLKVVNMLSKNLTNIIRMERPLRVLGVGSSEGDLEIQQLKKLLIEFSKLDACVCEPDKEMISHYRDTVNRRESVTSSVAFEWQNLTFQEYLKNVGKEKKYHFISLVHVIYFIGDPEEAIKNLYKMLEEGGMILLIVVTGDNGTLGSVPLSMHNSTAATSEEASITNYKTDSRQIKAILEKLEIAYTQSTLTEWIDVTLLVTDQVVMREASLLLDFLTLTINFKKTAPDDVFDQVIKYFKDNARAQREQDGREKFYLTNKCTVFLITK; translated from the exons ATGAAGTCTACTACATTACAGCCACTGTATGCCGACATGGAGCTTTACAAAGAGAGGCATCattatttttatacaaaaacaaaTAGCAGAGAAGCAATTCAAGTTTGGACAGAGAAAAACGTCAAATTGAAAGTTGTGAACATGTTGTCGAAAAATTTGACCAACATCATCCGCATGGAGCGGCCATTGCGTGTCCTCGGTGTCGGGAGTTCCGAAG GTGACTTGGAAATACAGCAGCTTAAAAAGTTACTAATCGAATTCTCAAAATTAGATGCGTGTGTGTGTGAACCAGACAAGGAAATGATTTCCCACTATCGAGATACGGTCAACAGAAGGGAGAGTGTAACAAGCAGTGTTGCATTTGAGTGGCAAAATCTGACATTTCAGGAGTATTTGAAAAACGTAGGAAAAGAAAAGAAGTATCATTTTATTTCACTTGTACATGTCATCTACTTTATTGGCGATCCGGAAGAGGCTATCAAGAACTTGTACAAAATGCTTGAAGAGGGTGGAATGATATTGCTTATAGTTGTGACAG GTGACAATGGTACCCTAGGAAGTGTTCCTCTCAGCATGCATAACTCAACAGCAGCAACATCAGAAGAGGCATCGATCACCAACTATAAGACTGACTCAAGGCAAATAAAAGCTATCTTGGAAAAACTTGAGATTGCTTATACCCAATCCACCCTCACCGAATGGATCGACGTTACATTACTGGTGACTGACCAAGTTGTTATGAGAGAGGCCAGCCTTCTGCTAGACTTTCTGACTTTGACAATCAATTTCAAGAAAACTGCTCCAGATGATGTCTTCGATCAGGTGATCAAGTACTTCAAAGATAACGCTCGTGCGCAAAGAGAGCAGGATGGGAGAGAGAAGTTTTATTTGACGAACAAATGTACCGTTTTTCTTATTACAAAGTAG
- the LOC140152022 gene encoding cytochrome P450 4A24-like, with protein sequence MAADYYGSSIALILLTASLVLLVNFSLTVFALFKKRWQLLKLTESIEDAGLKYPHFLYGNLHELPTEEKDRISDFIRRSRSCENTSRLWIGPFDCIITMINPEYVRLALANADTKDTRFHHFLLPWLGDGLLLSGGPKWMRHRRLLTPAFHFEILRPYAKLFTESTKMFLDKVDQTEGEFFDVFHLVSKMTLDSLFKCSFSYESNCQINEDNSYIKSVYALSELFIARMRYVPYHNDFIFRLSPMGRKYYGHCKIVHDKADATIRERRAELERMKKGGLDSRKGKYLDFLDILLKAKDEDGNGLKDLEIRQEVDTFLFEGHDTTASAISWCLYDLGRHPNYQQKCREEIDGLLKDRDTKELNWDDMNKLPFTTMCIKESLRIHPPVPTFGRTLVKDVILPNGLTLPKGIDEDGNGLKDLEIRQEVDTFLFEGHDTTASAISWCLYDLGRHPNYQQKCREEIDGLLKDRDTKELNWDDMNKLPFTTMCIKESLRIHPPVPTFGRTLVKDVILPNGLTLPKGTTVGVSPPATQLHPLYWKDPDVFNPSRFTAENSRDRHSHAFFSFSAGPRNCIGQHFAMNEIKIAIALTLHRFQVSPDPDRPPVQIFRMVLRTLNGLYLRFTPRMD encoded by the exons ATGGCGGCTGACTACTACGGTTCAAGCATAGCCCTTATTCTTCTTACTGCTTCTTTGGTTCTGCTGGTAAACTTTAGCTTAACTGTATTTGCTCTGTTCAAGAAACGATGGCAGTTGCTCAAGTTAACCGAGTCAATAGAGGACGCAGGATTAAAGTATCCACATTTTCTTTACGGCAACCTACATGAA CTTCCCACCGAAGAAAAAGATCGCATTTCTGATTTCATAAGACGCAGTCGTAGTTGTGAAAATACAAGTCGACTATGGATAGGCCCTTTCGATTGTATAATTACTATGATTAACCCTGAGTATGTTAGATTAGCTCTTGCAAACGCAG ATACCAAAGATACCAGATTTCATCATTTCCTTCTGCCATGGCTTGGTGATGGACTCTTGTTGTCTGGAGGCCCCAAATGGATGCGTCATCGTCGTCTTCTGACCCCAGCTTTCCATTTTGAGATTCTTAGGCCATATGCTAAATTGTTTACGGAATCGACAAAAATGTTTCTG GACAAAGTAGACCAAACTGAAGGAGAATTCTTTGATGTTTTCCATCTCGTCAGTAAAATGACATTGGATAGTTTGTTTAAATGCTCCTTCAGCTACGAAAGTAATTGTCAAATTAACGA agaTAACTCTTACATCAAATCTGTTTACGCCTTGTCAGAACTTTTTATTGCTCGGATGCGTTATGTTCCGTATCACAATGATTTCATATTCCGACTTTCCCCGATGGGCAGAAAATACTACGGTCATTGTAAGATAGTTCACGACAAAGCTGATGCTACAATACGGGAACGTAGGGCGGAGCTGGAACGAATGAAAAAAGGTGGATTAGATTCAAGGAAGGGAAAATATTTGGATTTTTTGGACATACTGTTGAAAGCAAAG GATGAAGATGGCAATGGATTGAAGGACTTAGAGATTAGACAGGAAGTAGATACATTCTTGTTCGAAGGTCATGATACAACAGCTAGTGCTATCTCCTGGTGTTTGTATGACTTGGGAAGACATCCAAACTATCAGCAAAAATGTCGGGAAGAAATAGATGGTCTTTTAAAGGATAGAGATACCAAGGAACTTAATTG GGATGATATGAATAAGCTACCGTTTACAACAATGTGCATAAAGGAAAGTCTTCGTATACACCCACCCGTACCCACCTTTGGCAGAACGCTAGTGAAAGACGTCATATTACCTAATGGGCTGACACTTCCCAAAGGTATT GATGAAGATGGCAATGGATTGAAGGACTTAGAGATTAGACAGGAAGTAGATACATTCTTGTTCGAAGGTCATGATACAACAGCTAGTGCTATCTCCTGGTGTTTGTATGACTTGGGAAGACATCCAAACTATCAGCAAAAATGTCGGGAAGAAATAGATGGTCTTTTAAAGGATAGAGATACCAAGGAACTTAATTG GGATGATATGAATAAGCTACCGTTTACAACAATGTGCATAAAGGAAAGTCTTCGTATACACCCACCCGTACCCACCTTTGGCAGAACGCTAGTGAAAGACGTCATATTACCTAATGGGCTGACACTTCCCAAAG GTACCACCGTAGGGGTTTCTCCACCAGCTACACAACTTCATCCGCTGTATTGGAAGGACCCAGATGTCTTTAATCCAAGTCGCTTCACAGCGGAAAACAGCCGAGACAGACATTCTCatgcatttttctcattttctgcTGGTCCAAG AAACTGCATTGGGCAGCATTTCGCCATGAATGAGATCAAGATTGCCATCGCATTGACTCTGCACCGTTTTCAGGTCTCACCAGATCCAGATAGACCTCCTGTTCAGATATTCCGCATGGTTCTACGAACATTGAATGGATTGTATCTACGTTTCACTCCACGTATGGACTAG